One Bdellovibrio bacteriovorus str. Tiberius DNA segment encodes these proteins:
- a CDS encoding methyl-accepting chemotaxis protein — protein MNVRSLNFKVSMIVGILVFCSALIAVMSWRSLGDLNSTLTHITDVTVPRIDRDHMMKEVFLTQVINERNFALNPAGSPARDAARKFIGERHKEMAGILEERKALADEAGLKRIAEFEAVYKEWTDLNQQVTELYDQGHDKEALNILVTKGRDVRVRGTEIVDSMVKSNNERMLVEQKAAEVAYAQSRNILVGTVLGALLFGIACAFVVLRSLSFSINRVISDLTENSTQVSGASQQISVSSEQLAEASSEQAASLEETVATLEELTSMIKINADNAREAARLSGETSQVASRGDKEIHSLMDSMQAISQDSKRIEEIINVIDDIAFQTNLLALNAAVEAARAGEQGKGFAVVAEAVRNLAQRSSSAAKDITELIKGSVEKIDRGANQAQQSGKVLGEIVQSAQKVSSLNAEIASASEEQSNGVTQISKAMNQLDQVTQVNAATSEEAAAASQELSAQAQQLDKVVDLLTYTIKGVRREIAAAVSSVQAKGKTIDIKSAQKRPAPAAAPRKTPAADSMDDWGKVGTTDGF, from the coding sequence ATGAACGTACGCAGTTTGAATTTTAAAGTGTCAATGATTGTTGGGATCCTTGTGTTTTGTTCGGCTCTCATTGCAGTGATGAGCTGGCGCAGTCTTGGGGATTTGAATTCTACTCTGACTCATATTACTGACGTCACCGTGCCTCGAATTGATCGGGATCACATGATGAAAGAGGTCTTCCTTACTCAGGTCATTAATGAGCGAAACTTTGCTTTGAATCCGGCCGGTAGTCCTGCTCGGGATGCGGCTCGTAAGTTTATTGGTGAACGTCATAAAGAGATGGCCGGGATTCTTGAAGAGCGCAAAGCACTGGCGGATGAAGCCGGGCTGAAGCGTATCGCTGAATTTGAAGCCGTCTATAAAGAATGGACCGACCTGAATCAGCAAGTCACTGAGCTTTATGATCAAGGCCATGACAAGGAAGCTCTTAACATCCTTGTCACCAAAGGTCGTGACGTGCGCGTGCGCGGAACTGAAATTGTCGACAGCATGGTGAAAAGCAATAACGAACGCATGCTGGTTGAGCAAAAAGCTGCGGAAGTGGCCTATGCGCAATCCCGCAATATCCTTGTGGGCACGGTTTTGGGGGCTTTGCTGTTCGGTATTGCCTGTGCATTTGTAGTGTTGCGATCTTTGAGTTTCAGTATCAACCGCGTGATTTCCGATCTGACCGAAAATTCCACACAAGTGTCCGGGGCTTCCCAGCAGATCTCTGTATCTTCAGAACAACTGGCCGAGGCGTCCTCTGAACAGGCGGCTTCTTTGGAAGAAACCGTGGCTACGCTGGAAGAGCTGACTTCCATGATTAAGATCAATGCGGACAACGCTCGCGAGGCGGCTCGTCTTTCAGGTGAAACCAGTCAGGTGGCCAGTCGTGGGGATAAAGAAATTCATTCCCTGATGGACTCGATGCAGGCGATTTCCCAGGACTCCAAACGCATTGAAGAAATCATCAACGTGATTGACGATATCGCGTTTCAGACGAATTTGCTGGCCCTGAACGCGGCGGTCGAGGCAGCGCGTGCGGGTGAGCAGGGGAAAGGCTTTGCTGTTGTGGCGGAAGCGGTTCGCAATCTGGCTCAGCGCAGTTCTTCTGCGGCGAAAGACATCACCGAGCTGATCAAAGGCAGCGTCGAGAAAATCGACCGTGGTGCCAACCAAGCTCAACAAAGCGGTAAAGTGCTGGGTGAAATCGTGCAGTCCGCGCAGAAGGTGTCCAGTCTGAACGCTGAAATTGCCAGTGCCAGTGAAGAGCAATCCAATGGGGTTACTCAGATCAGCAAAGCCATGAACCAATTGGATCAGGTGACTCAAGTGAACGCCGCGACTTCGGAAGAAGCTGCTGCGGCTTCTCAAGAATTGTCCGCCCAGGCTCAGCAGCTGGATAAAGTCGTCGACTTGTTGACCTACACCATCAAAGGTGTGCGCCGTGAAATCGCCGCCGCGGTCAGCAGCGTGCAGGCCAAGGGTAAGACCATCGACATCAAGTCCGCCCAAAAACGCCCGGCCCCGGCAGCAGCCCCACGCAAAACCCCAGCAGCTGATTCCATGGACGACTGGGGCAAAGTAGGAACCACCGACGGCTTCTAA
- the ahcY gene encoding adenosylhomocysteinase, which translates to MKKNAKMKAPAATKAAAKTPAVDYRVSKEAMENPEVFAKLAKWGREEIKIAETEMPGLMALRKEYKKQQPLKGARIAGCLHMTIQTAVLIETLVELGAEIRWSSCNIFSTQDHAAAAIAAAGIPVFAWKGLTEEEFNWCIEQTIVGWGKEGYNMILDDGGDLTNMMHEPRFAKEMKKIIGISEETTTGVHNLEVLVKQGKLKVPAININDSVTKSKFDNLYGCRESLADGIKRATDVMVAGKICVVAGYGDVGKGSAHSLRGLGARVLVTEIDPICALQAAMEGFEVTTMEDAAPLGDIFVTATGCCDIITDKHFMKMKNNAIVCNIGHFDIEIDMAWLNKNSKMREVKPQVDIHTLKNGKQVIILAKGRLVNLGCATGHPSFVMSNSFTNQVLAQMELFMNRDKYQDIAVYRLPKHLDEKVAALHLDKLGVKLTKLSSKQAKYLHMSPQGPFKPEHYRY; encoded by the coding sequence ATGAAGAAAAATGCTAAAATGAAAGCTCCTGCAGCAACTAAAGCGGCTGCTAAAACTCCTGCTGTTGACTACAGAGTCAGCAAAGAAGCGATGGAAAACCCAGAGGTTTTCGCAAAGCTTGCTAAATGGGGTCGTGAAGAAATCAAGATTGCTGAAACTGAAATGCCAGGTTTGATGGCTCTTCGTAAAGAATACAAAAAACAGCAGCCTTTGAAAGGCGCTCGTATCGCTGGTTGCCTTCACATGACTATCCAGACTGCGGTTCTGATCGAAACACTTGTAGAGCTGGGTGCGGAAATCCGCTGGTCTTCTTGCAACATCTTCTCCACTCAGGATCACGCAGCAGCAGCTATCGCGGCAGCGGGTATTCCAGTATTTGCCTGGAAAGGTCTGACTGAGGAAGAGTTCAACTGGTGTATCGAACAAACTATCGTGGGTTGGGGCAAAGAAGGCTACAACATGATCCTTGACGATGGTGGTGATTTGACGAACATGATGCACGAGCCTCGTTTCGCCAAAGAAATGAAGAAAATCATCGGTATCTCTGAAGAGACAACTACCGGTGTTCACAATCTGGAAGTCCTTGTAAAACAAGGTAAACTGAAAGTTCCAGCGATCAACATCAATGACTCTGTTACCAAATCCAAATTCGACAATCTGTACGGTTGCCGCGAATCTTTGGCTGACGGTATCAAACGTGCAACTGACGTGATGGTTGCCGGCAAAATCTGCGTTGTTGCAGGTTACGGCGATGTGGGTAAAGGTTCTGCGCATTCTTTGCGTGGTCTGGGTGCTCGCGTTCTTGTGACTGAAATCGATCCAATCTGCGCGCTTCAGGCGGCAATGGAAGGTTTCGAAGTGACGACTATGGAAGATGCAGCTCCACTGGGTGACATCTTCGTAACAGCGACTGGCTGCTGCGATATCATCACTGACAAGCACTTCATGAAAATGAAAAACAACGCGATCGTGTGCAACATCGGTCACTTCGATATCGAAATCGACATGGCTTGGTTGAACAAGAACTCCAAAATGCGTGAAGTTAAACCACAAGTGGACATCCACACTTTGAAAAACGGCAAACAGGTTATCATCCTGGCTAAAGGCCGTCTGGTGAATTTGGGTTGCGCTACGGGCCACCCAAGCTTCGTTATGTCCAACTCCTTCACCAATCAGGTGTTGGCACAAATGGAATTGTTCATGAACCGTGACAAGTACCAAGACATCGCAGTTTACCGTTTGCCTAAACACTTGGACGAAAAAGTGGCGGCATTGCACTTGGATAAATTGGGCGTGAAGTTGACTAAACTTTCCTCCAAACAAGCCAAGTACCTGCACATGAGTCCTCAGGGTCCATTCAAACCTGAGCACTACCGTTACTAG
- the map gene encoding type I methionyl aminopeptidase, translating to MGIKPLSLEEIKKMTVACRIAADTLTYLDKYIKIGMTTNEIDQLCFDFMATKGAKSACLGYHGYPKYTCTSINEVVCHGVPDDKTILKDGDIINVDVTAWIDGFFGDTSKMYMIGNVSDDAKDLIETARMARDVGIEAIRPNGYTGDIGFETNKLVTRKGYVAVKEIGGHGVGRKFHEEPFVPSYGKKGKGERLVPFHCITVEPMVNQGTDEIIEFDIPGSSIKYYHTADSLLSAQFEHTVLVTDTGYEILTLP from the coding sequence ATGGGAATTAAGCCGCTTTCTTTGGAAGAAATCAAAAAGATGACTGTTGCCTGCCGTATTGCAGCCGACACTCTGACCTACCTGGATAAATATATCAAAATTGGTATGACCACGAACGAGATCGATCAGCTTTGCTTCGATTTTATGGCTACCAAAGGTGCCAAGTCGGCATGTCTGGGTTATCACGGCTATCCTAAGTACACTTGTACTTCCATCAATGAAGTTGTCTGCCATGGCGTTCCTGATGACAAAACAATCTTGAAAGACGGGGACATTATCAATGTCGACGTGACGGCCTGGATTGATGGTTTCTTTGGGGACACTTCCAAGATGTACATGATCGGCAACGTTTCTGATGATGCCAAAGATCTTATCGAAACCGCCCGTATGGCTCGTGACGTGGGTATCGAGGCCATCCGTCCGAACGGTTATACCGGGGACATCGGTTTTGAAACGAACAAGCTTGTGACTCGCAAGGGTTATGTCGCCGTGAAAGAGATCGGCGGCCACGGGGTGGGCCGCAAGTTCCATGAAGAGCCGTTTGTTCCATCCTATGGCAAAAAAGGCAAAGGCGAGCGCCTGGTGCCGTTCCACTGTATCACCGTCGAGCCGATGGTGAATCAAGGGACTGACGAAATCATCGAATTCGACATTCCAGGAAGCAGCATTAAGTACTATCATACTGCAGATAGTCTACTGTCCGCACAATTTGAACATACCGTGCTTGTGACAGATACTGGCTATGAAATCTTGACGCTGCCTTAA
- a CDS encoding beta strand repeat-containing protein: MEKHLYVTVFTLLFLSSGAFATPGSLTYQGRIRNAQGDALEVNGVRFEFSVTNPNGTCVLYRETSGAIDMRNSSGVFDVPIGTGTKNYPAAAGFKLLDSFDNSAAIPCEGGGSYTPVADDKRLLRVQFHDGTGWKLITPDNEIRSVPYAGHAKIAQTAQKLGTQVASDFVAKASLPFCGAGSYLRHIAPAGTFECTAPTVTGGNVTGNISGSAAGFTGNLTGDVSGTQSATSVDRIKGTPVVNSGLASGKVLKFDGTNWAPADDNAGTAGAITSLTGAVSSSGSPAATVTLNDDTVTTAKIVNGTILNEDISGSAAIADSKLATISTAGKVSGGAITSGTIGGSTAINTSGLIQTSSGIRVYSGSNYVELKAPALSANSSYELPAADGTDGQLLKTDGTGKLSWTTVTTSGGTVTGVTASAPLASSGGTAPVISLNDSGVTAGTYNRVVVSAKGLVTSGSNMAAADYANVAGDVTSTAGLSNTKVEKIQGVAIDTTTPLTGQMLVHDATKWKVQYVGFGQLRSTVTGNTQMPAACATANKTLNWSAITDTFTCADIAISNTQVSGLGTAAAKDFGTAAGNLVELDGTGKVPAALLPSVGDNLGNHTATANLNMATYNISGSGKLLIGDGTWSAPSISFANNTNTGISNNGGIMRFTSSGSLVMDLSNNVMQLNGSYAPYMRLGGGVYGASNPTYAFGSYTTTGMFSATNILGFSVNGTERMRMDSSGMMGIGTTAPTRKLHIVGDGTDYGDDIFMEAVNSETAVPQISLVRSRGTTTTRNPALANDTIGTLAFRAYDGATHAYSARISSSAETDFATAVNGNLRFYTAAAGTDSERMRITGSGSVGIGTTAPTVPLQVATRVPSSTVHPHRAGIQAVGEGTDVGGRVATLVSSAIEMATFSGYQSAGTLASPTAVISGQGITSLTAFAYNGTQYQSGGNAAVNFYATETHTASAGGAKITFQTTNNGSSGSSEKMVINHNGNVGIGVTNPTAKLEVNGAVKIGTSAPIGRMTVCSYATQTGTTVAAYNVHNWITAECTDGVPNATCVGYISKSVLTGMESNVSALGPNESVYPGCPGSCSANANGGFGFSTDVAAAGNAIYDIRVVYMCQN; the protein is encoded by the coding sequence ATGGAAAAACACCTGTACGTAACGGTATTCACCCTGCTTTTTCTTTCGTCGGGGGCCTTCGCCACACCGGGTTCACTCACCTATCAAGGACGCATCAGAAATGCTCAAGGGGATGCACTTGAGGTCAATGGCGTTCGCTTTGAGTTTTCGGTGACCAATCCAAACGGCACCTGCGTCCTTTACCGGGAAACTTCCGGCGCCATTGATATGCGCAACTCTTCCGGAGTGTTTGACGTTCCCATCGGCACCGGCACAAAAAACTATCCTGCCGCGGCTGGTTTTAAATTGTTGGACAGCTTTGACAACTCGGCGGCAATTCCATGCGAAGGCGGCGGATCCTACACTCCGGTTGCTGACGACAAACGTTTGCTGCGCGTGCAATTCCATGACGGCACTGGTTGGAAACTGATCACACCGGACAATGAAATCCGCTCCGTCCCCTATGCCGGTCACGCCAAAATCGCACAAACCGCGCAGAAACTGGGAACTCAAGTTGCCAGTGACTTTGTCGCCAAAGCCTCTTTGCCTTTCTGCGGAGCTGGCAGCTATTTGCGTCACATCGCCCCTGCCGGCACTTTTGAATGCACGGCCCCCACCGTCACCGGAGGCAACGTCACCGGAAACATCAGCGGCAGTGCCGCGGGTTTCACCGGCAATTTGACTGGGGATGTTTCAGGCACTCAAAGTGCGACCTCTGTGGATCGCATCAAAGGCACACCGGTGGTGAACTCCGGCCTGGCTTCGGGAAAAGTACTGAAATTTGACGGTACGAACTGGGCACCGGCAGATGACAATGCCGGCACTGCCGGTGCGATCACCTCTTTGACAGGTGCAGTGTCTTCCTCTGGAAGCCCTGCTGCCACTGTGACTTTGAACGACGACACGGTGACCACGGCCAAAATCGTGAACGGCACGATTTTGAACGAGGACATTTCCGGTTCGGCGGCGATTGCAGATTCCAAGCTTGCGACTATTTCCACAGCCGGCAAAGTGTCAGGCGGTGCCATCACATCGGGCACCATCGGCGGCAGTACGGCCATCAACACCAGCGGCCTGATTCAGACTTCCAGCGGGATCCGCGTGTATTCCGGCTCGAATTATGTAGAACTGAAAGCCCCGGCCTTAAGCGCAAATTCCAGTTACGAATTACCTGCGGCCGACGGCACCGATGGGCAGCTGTTGAAAACCGACGGCACTGGCAAATTGTCATGGACAACCGTGACCACCAGTGGCGGCACCGTGACCGGCGTCACCGCTTCCGCTCCCCTGGCCAGTTCCGGGGGTACGGCTCCGGTTATTTCTTTGAATGATTCGGGTGTGACCGCTGGCACCTACAACCGCGTTGTGGTCAGCGCCAAAGGTCTTGTGACCAGTGGTTCGAATATGGCCGCGGCAGATTACGCCAATGTCGCCGGCGATGTGACCTCAACTGCGGGCCTTAGCAACACCAAGGTTGAAAAAATCCAAGGTGTGGCGATAGACACGACAACTCCTTTGACCGGCCAGATGCTGGTTCATGATGCCACGAAATGGAAAGTGCAATACGTGGGTTTTGGCCAATTGCGCTCAACCGTCACTGGCAACACCCAAATGCCCGCAGCTTGTGCGACCGCAAACAAAACCCTGAACTGGAGTGCAATCACCGACACGTTCACTTGTGCCGACATCGCAATCAGCAACACGCAGGTTTCAGGACTGGGAACCGCCGCAGCGAAGGACTTTGGCACTGCGGCCGGCAATCTGGTGGAACTTGATGGCACCGGGAAAGTTCCGGCAGCTTTGCTTCCGTCTGTGGGTGACAATCTGGGAAATCACACGGCCACCGCAAACTTGAACATGGCCACTTACAACATCAGTGGGTCTGGCAAGTTGCTTATCGGAGATGGCACCTGGAGTGCTCCTTCCATCAGTTTCGCCAATAACACCAACACCGGGATTTCGAACAACGGCGGGATCATGCGATTTACTTCCAGCGGAAGTCTTGTCATGGATCTTAGCAACAACGTCATGCAACTTAACGGAAGCTATGCTCCGTACATGCGCCTGGGTGGTGGGGTTTACGGAGCGTCCAACCCAACATATGCTTTCGGCAGCTACACCACGACGGGAATGTTCTCCGCCACCAACATTCTGGGCTTCAGCGTGAACGGCACTGAACGCATGCGCATGGACAGCTCGGGCATGATGGGGATCGGCACGACGGCGCCGACCCGCAAACTGCACATCGTTGGTGATGGCACTGATTATGGCGATGATATCTTTATGGAGGCCGTGAACTCTGAAACCGCTGTGCCCCAGATCAGTCTGGTCCGCTCACGCGGCACCACCACCACCAGAAATCCGGCGCTTGCCAATGACACCATCGGTACGCTGGCTTTCCGCGCTTACGACGGCGCAACCCATGCTTATAGTGCACGAATTTCTTCCAGTGCGGAAACGGACTTTGCAACCGCGGTGAACGGGAATCTGCGTTTTTATACAGCGGCCGCCGGAACTGATTCCGAACGCATGCGAATCACTGGCTCTGGAAGCGTGGGAATCGGAACGACCGCGCCCACCGTGCCTTTACAGGTCGCAACCCGCGTACCTTCGTCGACTGTTCATCCGCATAGAGCAGGCATTCAAGCCGTCGGCGAAGGCACCGATGTCGGCGGCCGCGTTGCCACCCTTGTTTCCAGCGCAATAGAAATGGCTACATTCTCGGGCTACCAAAGCGCCGGGACGCTGGCATCTCCCACGGCTGTCATCAGCGGACAGGGAATCACCAGCCTGACAGCTTTTGCCTATAACGGCACACAATACCAGAGTGGCGGCAATGCCGCTGTCAATTTCTATGCGACAGAGACTCACACGGCATCAGCCGGAGGTGCAAAAATCACCTTCCAGACCACGAACAATGGCTCTTCGGGATCCTCTGAAAAAATGGTGATCAACCACAATGGAAATGTGGGGATTGGAGTGACGAACCCGACTGCAAAACTTGAAGTCAATGGTGCCGTCAAAATCGGAACCAGCGCTCCGATTGGAAGAATGACCGTCTGCTCTTACGCCACTCAGACAGGGACAACTGTCGCAGCTTACAACGTTCATAACTGGATTACCGCGGAATGTACCGACGGGGTTCCCAATGCAACTTGTGTTGGGTACATCTCAAAAAGTGTTCTTACGGGCATGGAAAGTAACGTTTCTGCGTTAGGTCCAAATGAATCCGTCTATCCGGGATGCCCCGGATCATGCTCTGCCAATGCGAATGGTGGATTTGGCTTCTCTACAGACGTCGCTGCCGCGGGGAATGCCATTTACGATATTCGTGTCGTATATATGTGCCAGAACTAA
- a CDS encoding thioredoxin family protein, which translates to MKVLGFILTLLIAASAFGRLSDGKATFTVKDGKIVGAIQKGFHFNREAPAAFAMKGVEIAPLVKEESQLVFAMPTKENEAFELGFYVCDDKKTVCEEQRITYVISGGKLKPASEVKKAEVAKPEVKATAGKVHKNSHGFIENDLEAAKTLAAKLKKNLLVDYGAPWCPACVRLETEVFGTKAFKNVTKDFVLVALNADMSVNKPFGKQYNIKAIPTVLILKPDGTELYRALDFAPADVYAKRIKDAKKNLQSAADLEKLAQAGDQKAIEALAVSAYNALDMETSVKWYRQIDSKSDRFASAETQLASQQARADKKSDEYLAILKKWADLKPQSFTSVTATNEWAELLKSEKKDLPADLKERLKANTEFLQNLTKSKADTIKWVEAWDVSPMAPVERAEALSMWKASAEALGQKEEIVKIQQELQDEVRSLKLSEKRPGEVMATLFYFRQAGLPEIEESWLLKLEKENPDSYVPHMKLASYYVRNKAYDKALPQAQLAVELGEDLRLHNLKTLAEIQKELKQKDEAKKTIEIALAHPQVKEDRFKEVLKSLEQMKKDL; encoded by the coding sequence ATGAAGGTTCTTGGTTTTATCTTAACCCTGTTAATTGCGGCGTCCGCATTCGGTCGTCTTTCGGACGGCAAAGCCACATTCACCGTGAAAGACGGAAAGATTGTCGGCGCCATTCAAAAAGGTTTTCATTTCAATAGAGAAGCCCCTGCCGCTTTCGCTATGAAAGGTGTAGAGATCGCGCCTCTTGTTAAAGAGGAATCTCAGTTGGTCTTTGCTATGCCGACAAAAGAAAACGAAGCCTTTGAGCTTGGTTTCTATGTCTGTGACGACAAAAAAACCGTGTGTGAAGAGCAACGGATCACTTACGTGATTTCTGGCGGAAAGCTAAAGCCTGCTAGCGAAGTCAAAAAAGCCGAAGTCGCAAAGCCGGAAGTGAAAGCCACCGCGGGCAAAGTTCACAAGAATAGCCATGGCTTTATCGAAAACGATCTGGAAGCTGCCAAAACTTTGGCGGCAAAGCTTAAAAAGAATCTGCTGGTTGATTACGGCGCCCCTTGGTGCCCGGCCTGTGTTCGTCTTGAAACGGAAGTCTTTGGCACCAAGGCCTTTAAAAACGTCACGAAGGATTTTGTGCTGGTCGCTTTGAATGCGGATATGAGTGTCAATAAACCGTTCGGCAAACAATATAATATTAAAGCGATTCCGACAGTGTTGATCTTAAAACCTGATGGCACTGAACTTTATCGCGCCCTGGATTTTGCGCCGGCGGATGTTTATGCCAAACGCATCAAGGATGCGAAAAAGAACCTTCAGTCCGCGGCGGATCTTGAAAAGCTGGCACAAGCCGGTGATCAAAAAGCCATCGAGGCTTTGGCCGTCAGTGCCTACAATGCTCTGGATATGGAAACGTCCGTGAAATGGTATCGTCAGATCGATTCCAAGTCCGATCGTTTTGCTTCAGCTGAAACTCAACTGGCGTCTCAGCAGGCCCGTGCCGACAAAAAGTCCGATGAATACCTGGCCATTCTGAAAAAGTGGGCTGATCTGAAGCCGCAAAGTTTCACCAGTGTGACGGCCACCAATGAATGGGCTGAACTCCTGAAAAGTGAAAAGAAGGACCTGCCCGCGGATTTGAAAGAGCGCCTGAAAGCCAATACCGAGTTTTTGCAAAACCTGACCAAGTCCAAAGCCGACACCATCAAATGGGTCGAGGCTTGGGATGTCAGCCCCATGGCCCCGGTGGAAAGAGCCGAAGCCCTTTCCATGTGGAAGGCGTCAGCCGAAGCGCTGGGGCAAAAGGAAGAGATCGTCAAAATTCAGCAGGAACTGCAGGATGAAGTGCGTTCTTTGAAGCTTTCAGAAAAGCGTCCGGGCGAAGTGATGGCGACCCTGTTTTACTTCCGTCAGGCGGGACTTCCTGAAATTGAAGAGTCGTGGTTGCTGAAGCTTGAAAAGGAAAATCCTGACAGCTATGTGCCGCACATGAAGCTTGCCAGCTACTATGTGCGCAACAAGGCCTATGACAAAGCCCTGCCACAGGCCCAACTTGCCGTAGAGCTGGGCGAAGACCTTCGTCTTCATAACTTGAAAACTTTGGCCGAGATCCAGAAGGAACTGAAACAAAAGGATGAAGCCAAAAAGACCATCGAAATCGCTTTGGCTCATCCACAAGTGAAAGAGGATCGCTTCAAGGAAGTTCTAAAGTCCCTGGAGCAAATGAAGAAAGACCTTTAG
- a CDS encoding SWIB/MDM2 domain-containing protein — MAKAKATKKATTKKAAPKKAAAKKAAPKAAKKAAPKAAAKKAAPKKAAAPKKAKTARKPNAAFMKALTPSAALAAVVGASPLPRTEVVKKLWAYIKKNNLQDAKNKRNINADAKLKEVFGGKTQVSMFDMTKLVSKHLK, encoded by the coding sequence ATGGCAAAAGCAAAAGCTACAAAAAAAGCTACAACTAAGAAAGCAGCTCCTAAAAAAGCAGCAGCAAAAAAAGCAGCTCCAAAAGCAGCTAAAAAAGCCGCTCCTAAAGCAGCAGCAAAAAAAGCAGCTCCAAAAAAAGCAGCAGCTCCTAAAAAAGCTAAAACTGCTCGTAAACCAAACGCAGCTTTCATGAAAGCGTTGACTCCATCTGCAGCTTTGGCAGCAGTTGTTGGTGCTTCTCCACTTCCACGTACTGAAGTTGTTAAAAAACTTTGGGCTTACATCAAGAAGAACAACCTTCAAGATGCTAAAAACAAAAGAAACATCAATGCTGACGCTAAATTGAAAGAAGTTTTCGGCGGCAAAACTCAAGTTTCTATGTTCGACATGACTAAATTGGTTTCTAAGCACCTTAAATAG
- a CDS encoding sensor histidine kinase gives MRDLTFTSEDAYKKRLTYFKVIYSLTLLVSLVYIVKFNFQYKVADYNSALIPIWVVLLIVPQACLRFLKNYLISACVMGTMCSLILAYLLYLSGGIEAPGIFWLTAIPLVCGILVGVPGAIGGYLIVFAILWFFWFARTQGFGPNVIAEYGDYNREKLFNVVVFLLFSAFNTHYYIRGEKTLMKNLEEKNLDVENLLRVLIHDIANTLSSMTYNLVKAKEDREENLSGVQELDKIERAVDDIVNLLAQVRHLKSVKDGKAAMPLKPLNLTMVLNEVYENTVATAQQKGIKMQLDISRDRMPINGEKTILSSVVLQNLINNAIKFSHPGERIDLRAYPTETEVIIEIRDYGIGIPKEILANIFNLNAQTTRPGTQGEKGTGYGMPLVREYLQMMNGSIEIFSSEETSSSDPSGTRVVLKMPLVKTVL, from the coding sequence ATGCGAGACCTGACTTTTACATCTGAGGATGCCTACAAGAAACGACTGACTTATTTCAAGGTCATCTATTCTTTGACCCTCCTGGTCTCGCTTGTCTATATAGTGAAATTCAATTTCCAATATAAGGTCGCCGACTACAACTCGGCCCTGATCCCGATCTGGGTGGTGCTGCTGATTGTTCCGCAAGCCTGCCTAAGGTTCCTTAAAAACTATCTGATCTCTGCCTGTGTTATGGGCACGATGTGCTCGCTGATCCTGGCCTATCTGCTTTACCTATCGGGCGGCATTGAAGCGCCGGGCATCTTCTGGCTGACGGCCATCCCTTTGGTCTGCGGCATCCTGGTCGGCGTTCCTGGGGCGATTGGGGGCTATCTGATCGTCTTTGCGATCCTGTGGTTCTTCTGGTTCGCCCGCACCCAAGGGTTCGGTCCGAACGTCATTGCGGAATACGGCGATTATAACCGTGAAAAGCTCTTTAATGTCGTTGTCTTCCTGCTGTTCTCGGCCTTTAACACCCACTACTATATCCGCGGCGAAAAGACCCTGATGAAGAACCTCGAGGAAAAGAACCTCGACGTTGAAAACCTGCTTCGCGTTCTGATCCATGATATCGCCAACACCCTGTCTTCGATGACCTACAATCTGGTGAAAGCCAAAGAGGACCGCGAGGAAAACCTGTCCGGCGTGCAAGAGCTGGACAAGATTGAGCGCGCCGTGGATGACATCGTCAATCTGCTGGCGCAGGTGCGACATCTGAAGTCCGTGAAGGACGGCAAGGCGGCCATGCCCTTGAAACCTTTGAATCTGACCATGGTGCTGAACGAGGTTTATGAAAACACCGTCGCCACGGCCCAGCAAAAAGGCATCAAGATGCAGCTGGATATCTCGCGCGACCGCATGCCTATCAATGGCGAAAAAACCATCCTGAGCAGTGTTGTGCTGCAGAACCTTATCAATAACGCCATCAAGTTTTCTCACCCCGGCGAACGCATTGATCTGCGCGCCTACCCAACTGAAACCGAAGTGATCATCGAGATCCGCGACTATGGAATCGGCATCCCGAAAGAGATCCTGGCCAACATCTTCAACCTGAACGCCCAGACCACCCGTCCGGGCACCCAAGGGGAAAAAGGCACAGGCTATGGCATGCCGCTGGTTCGCGAGTATCTGCAGATGATGAATGGATCCATTGAGATATTCTCAAGTGAAGAAACCAGCTCGTCGGACCCCAGCGGCACCCGGGTGGTTTTGAAGATGCCTTTGGTCAAGACCGTCCTGTAA
- a CDS encoding J domain-containing protein — MSFQASFKQILREKMGSETFVNASEESLLNADPSHLAFLMGQVGRKEFNSPRGQYPAPKVRPQRKAHSFSPSQQQAYEFLKSWIFDLPAGFTASELKKAFRQAAMILHPDHGGNAPQFVELKAHYETLRPLVSL, encoded by the coding sequence ATGAGTTTTCAGGCAAGCTTCAAGCAAATTCTCAGAGAGAAAATGGGTTCCGAAACCTTCGTGAACGCCTCCGAAGAAAGCTTATTAAATGCCGACCCCTCCCACCTTGCCTTCTTGATGGGGCAGGTTGGTCGCAAAGAATTCAACTCCCCACGTGGACAATATCCTGCCCCTAAAGTTCGTCCACAACGCAAAGCTCACAGTTTTTCCCCGTCTCAACAGCAGGCTTACGAGTTTTTGAAAAGCTGGATCTTTGACCTTCCCGCCGGCTTTACCGCAAGCGAATTGAAAAAGGCCTTCCGTCAGGCTGCCATGATTCTGCATCCCGACCACGGTGGGAACGCCCCGCAATTCGTAGAGTTGAAAGCACACTACGAGACCTTGCGCCCGCTTGTCTCACTCTAG